In Firmicutes bacterium ASF500, a single genomic region encodes these proteins:
- a CDS encoding IS21 family transposase ISMac9 — MTEFTMDRLRENLEALKMKNTLEILDNYLERAVADKLNIVEVLDHIFSEEAKSKRKRAYEKQIQMSGFPIKKTLDDFDFSFQPSIDKRQIDELATMRFLENGENVVFLGPPGVGKTHLASALGLVAAQHRFSTYYINCHQLIEQLKKAHFENRLPDKLKVLAKYRMLIIDEIGYLPMDIQGANLFFQLIARRYEKTSTVFTSNKTFSQWNEVFADVTIASAILDRVLHHCTVINIKGESYRLKERKEFMRQKQQIVNTLFEQGSC; from the coding sequence ATGACTGAATTTACTATGGACAGGCTGAGGGAAAACCTGGAAGCCCTTAAAATGAAAAACACCCTGGAGATTCTGGACAACTACCTGGAACGGGCGGTGGCGGACAAGCTCAACATTGTGGAGGTTTTGGATCACATTTTCTCAGAAGAAGCCAAATCCAAGCGGAAACGGGCCTATGAGAAGCAGATCCAGATGTCTGGCTTCCCCATTAAGAAGACCCTGGACGACTTCGATTTCTCTTTCCAGCCCTCCATCGATAAACGCCAAATCGATGAGTTGGCCACCATGCGCTTCCTGGAGAACGGGGAGAATGTGGTTTTCCTCGGCCCGCCAGGCGTGGGCAAGACCCATTTGGCCTCCGCCCTGGGCCTGGTGGCAGCACAGCACCGTTTCTCCACCTACTACATCAACTGCCACCAGCTTATTGAGCAGCTCAAAAAGGCCCACTTTGAGAACCGCCTGCCGGACAAGCTCAAAGTTCTGGCCAAGTACAGGATGCTCATCATTGACGAAATCGGCTATCTCCCTATGGATATCCAGGGCGCAAATCTCTTTTTCCAGCTCATTGCCAGACGGTATGAAAAAACGTCTACCGTTTTTACCTCCAACAAGACTTTCTCCCAGTGGAACGAGGTCTTTGCCGACGTCACCATCGCCTCCGCCATCCTGGATCGTGTACTGCATCACTGCACCGTTATCAACATCAAGGGTGAGTCTTACCGCCTGAAAGAACGCAAAGAATTTATGCGTCAGAAACAGCAAATCGTGAACACTCTTTTTGAGCAAGGCAGCTGCTGA
- the yhcG_1 gene encoding Putative nuclease YhcG — translation MSRQLAPQSHDFDQIISIIEEARGRALRAVNAELIQMYWNVGEYLSDLCANAAFGDKVIDVVASYIASSGTNIKGFNRRGLYRMKQFYETYKDDEFVSPLVTQISWTNHLQIMSSAKSEDERHFYLQLCAKEHYSKRELERQIDSAYYERCKLSAQKPIPETAPQNIRSSILDTYVLEFLDLPEQFSERSFKKAIIENLKQFILEFGRDFSFVGEEYRVQVGNTDFYIDLLFYNRALSCLVAIELKIGKFKPEHIGQINFYLEALDRDVKKPNENPSVGLILCASKDDAVVEYALSRTMSPTLVSDYTLYLPDKKVLKDKLRELTEIVLDVEHSDEE, via the coding sequence ATGAGCAGGCAGTTAGCTCCACAGAGCCATGATTTTGATCAAATCATTTCCATTATTGAAGAAGCCCGCGGTCGAGCACTTCGGGCAGTCAATGCGGAATTGATCCAAATGTATTGGAACGTGGGGGAATACCTGTCTGATCTTTGTGCAAACGCGGCGTTCGGGGATAAGGTTATTGATGTAGTAGCCTCTTATATTGCCAGCAGCGGCACAAATATAAAAGGTTTTAATCGCCGCGGACTGTACCGCATGAAGCAATTCTATGAAACTTATAAGGATGACGAATTTGTGTCACCACTGGTGACACAAATCAGTTGGACCAATCACCTGCAAATCATGTCCAGCGCCAAATCCGAGGATGAGCGGCATTTTTATTTGCAGCTTTGTGCAAAAGAACATTATTCCAAGCGCGAATTGGAACGGCAGATTGACAGCGCATATTATGAACGCTGCAAGCTGTCTGCGCAGAAGCCAATTCCGGAAACTGCACCTCAGAATATACGCAGTAGTATTTTGGACACCTATGTCTTGGAATTTCTTGATCTGCCGGAGCAGTTCTCTGAGCGGAGCTTCAAAAAAGCAATCATTGAAAATCTCAAGCAGTTTATTCTGGAATTTGGCAGAGACTTCTCTTTTGTTGGTGAAGAATATCGGGTGCAGGTAGGAAATACAGATTTCTATATCGATTTGTTGTTCTATAACCGCGCCCTATCCTGCCTTGTAGCGATAGAGTTGAAAATCGGAAAGTTTAAGCCAGAGCACATCGGGCAGATCAACTTTTACTTAGAAGCTCTTGACCGCGATGTGAAAAAGCCGAACGAGAATCCCAGCGTTGGATTGATCCTATGTGCAAGCAAGGACGATGCCGTAGTAGAATACGCATTGAGCCGAACAATGTCTCCCACGCTGGTCTCGGACTATACCCTCTACCTTCCGGATAAGAAAGTTCTTAAAGACAAACTGCGTGAATTGACAGAGATTGTTCTGGATGTTGAACATAGCGATGAGGAATAA
- the betI gene encoding HTH-type transcriptional regulator BetI: MATNEVRIPKQKRSIEKKDAIIKASYTLFCEKGYYKTNTAEIAKMAGVSTGIVYSYFQDKKDILIEVVKLYISRLNKQFQPILEFFDFEKDFIVVINKFIDTAISSHQMNLEAHNEFLALALLNADIQNLFNKFEEETLSILLEKIAKYSLTTDELLLEKLRVSYGIIENLCHSYISSKIREDELEQMKSICVSLIVELLQNP; this comes from the coding sequence ATGGCTACTAATGAAGTGCGTATCCCAAAACAAAAGCGTTCTATTGAAAAAAAAGATGCAATAATTAAGGCAAGTTATACCTTGTTTTGTGAAAAAGGGTATTATAAGACAAACACTGCTGAAATTGCTAAAATGGCCGGTGTGTCTACTGGAATAGTGTATAGCTATTTTCAAGACAAGAAAGACATTCTTATAGAGGTTGTAAAACTGTATATTAGTAGATTAAACAAACAATTTCAGCCGATTTTAGAGTTTTTCGATTTTGAAAAAGATTTTATAGTTGTGATAAACAAATTCATAGATACGGCTATTTCATCGCATCAAATGAACTTGGAAGCACATAATGAGTTTTTGGCATTAGCTCTACTCAATGCAGATATTCAAAACTTATTTAATAAATTTGAAGAAGAAACTTTAAGCATTCTTTTAGAGAAAATAGCAAAGTATTCATTAACGACAGATGAACTTCTACTTGAAAAACTTAGAGTTAGTTATGGGATTATTGAAAACCTTTGTCATAGTTATATTTCTTCCAAAATACGAGAGGATGAATTAGAGCAAATGAAATCTATTTGTGTTTCATTAATTGTGGAATTACTTCAAAATCCCTAA
- the yfkJ_1 gene encoding Low molecular weight protein-tyrosine-phosphatase YfkJ has protein sequence MTKILFVCHGNICRSPMAEFVMKDLVKKAGLENQFHIESAATSTEEIGNPVYPPARRKLGEHGIDCAGKTARQLRNEDYERYDLLIGMDRANLRNMHRICGGDFDGKLHLLMEFTDRPGDVADPWYTEDFESTWRDVLEGCIGLLEWLIQQQKIGEGAS, from the coding sequence ATGACAAAGATCCTGTTTGTGTGCCATGGAAACATCTGCCGCAGCCCAATGGCCGAGTTCGTGATGAAAGACCTGGTAAAGAAAGCGGGGCTGGAAAACCAGTTCCATATCGAGTCCGCAGCCACCAGCACCGAGGAGATCGGCAACCCGGTCTACCCTCCGGCCCGCCGCAAACTGGGCGAGCATGGAATCGATTGTGCTGGCAAAACAGCCCGCCAGCTGAGGAACGAGGACTACGAGCGGTACGACCTCCTGATTGGAATGGATCGGGCCAATCTGCGAAATATGCACCGCATCTGCGGTGGCGATTTCGATGGCAAGCTGCATCTGCTGATGGAGTTTACCGACCGCCCCGGCGATGTAGCCGATCCATGGTATACGGAGGACTTTGAATCTACCTGGCGGGATGTGTTGGAAGGCTGTATTGGGTTGCTGGAATGGCTCATTCAGCAGCAAAAAATCGGGGAGGGTGCATCATGA
- the noc_2 gene encoding Nucleoid occlusion protein — translation MADEKLNVSPEENPQPSLFDAGPAGAPAQDAPTPENAPEQTGGEPPAQDAPAGAPGEVSVSADQIEKLMAERRAAERAEVEKNEPPEPEQPPTPAPEEKAAGEKGPAKKDKAAKEKTPEPDKPKGRRGRKPKEEKAGPGEPGGTGARRGRPAKADKAATDKPPAQPRDKMSQGKGGKAATVKGKEEAPAAPPPAPEVPPQPRDATRAEKEEIVYLNLSELFPFKDHPFGVRDDAEMKGLVESVKDNGVHQPALVRPREGGGYEIIAGHRRQRASELAGFANMPCIVRNMTDDEAILAMTDDNLRHREKILPMEKAQSLKMQVEAISHQGTKMEGVAAGDVGKRSTEIVGERNGMNYKQVQRYIRLTELVPELQSMVNEKKLSFTPAVEISFIKPKNQRFIAVSIEGEQASPSLSQAQELRKLDKDGKLNGDVIDGILSREKKEVDKVIISAAELNKYFGKDATPREMKDQIMSLLAEWKEKQPPERTAPEKKTDREK, via the coding sequence ATGGCAGACGAAAAATTAAACGTGAGCCCGGAGGAAAATCCCCAGCCCAGCTTGTTCGATGCCGGCCCGGCGGGTGCTCCTGCCCAGGACGCTCCCACCCCGGAGAACGCCCCCGAGCAGACTGGCGGCGAACCACCCGCCCAGGATGCTCCTGCTGGTGCTCCCGGCGAGGTGAGTGTATCCGCTGACCAGATTGAAAAGCTGATGGCGGAGCGCCGGGCGGCGGAACGTGCGGAGGTGGAAAAAAACGAGCCGCCCGAACCGGAACAGCCGCCCACCCCGGCCCCGGAGGAAAAGGCCGCCGGGGAAAAGGGGCCCGCCAAAAAGGACAAGGCCGCCAAAGAAAAAACGCCCGAGCCGGATAAGCCCAAGGGCAGGCGGGGCCGCAAGCCCAAGGAAGAAAAGGCGGGGCCCGGTGAACCGGGAGGGACGGGGGCCCGCCGTGGCCGCCCGGCCAAGGCTGACAAGGCGGCCACGGACAAGCCCCCGGCTCAACCTCGAGACAAAATGTCCCAAGGCAAGGGCGGAAAGGCCGCCACGGTAAAGGGCAAGGAAGAGGCTCCCGCCGCTCCCCCGCCTGCGCCGGAAGTGCCGCCCCAGCCCCGTGACGCGACCCGCGCCGAAAAGGAAGAGATTGTTTACCTCAACCTCTCGGAGCTGTTCCCGTTCAAAGACCATCCCTTTGGGGTGCGGGACGATGCGGAAATGAAAGGGCTTGTGGAGTCGGTCAAGGACAACGGCGTACACCAGCCCGCGCTGGTGCGTCCCCGCGAGGGCGGCGGCTATGAAATCATCGCGGGCCACCGCCGCCAGAGGGCCAGTGAGCTGGCCGGGTTTGCAAATATGCCGTGTATCGTCCGCAACATGACGGACGATGAGGCCATCCTTGCGATGACCGATGACAACCTGCGCCACCGGGAAAAGATTCTGCCGATGGAAAAGGCCCAGTCGCTGAAAATGCAGGTGGAGGCCATCAGCCATCAAGGGACGAAGATGGAGGGCGTGGCCGCCGGGGACGTTGGAAAACGCTCCACGGAAATCGTGGGGGAACGAAACGGCATGAATTACAAGCAGGTACAGCGGTATATCCGGCTGACCGAGCTTGTGCCGGAGCTCCAGTCTATGGTGAATGAGAAAAAGCTGTCTTTCACCCCCGCCGTGGAAATCTCGTTCATCAAGCCCAAAAACCAGAGGTTTATCGCCGTTTCCATTGAGGGCGAGCAGGCATCCCCCTCGCTCTCCCAGGCCCAGGAGCTCCGCAAGCTGGATAAGGACGGGAAACTGAACGGCGATGTGATTGACGGCATTTTGAGCCGTGAAAAAAAGGAGGTAGACAAAGTGATTATTTCCGCCGCTGAACTGAACAAGTATTTCGGCAAGGACGCCACGCCCCGGGAAATGAAAGACCAGATTATGTCCCTGCTGGCCGAATGGAAAGAGAAACAGCCCCCGGAGCGCACCGCCCCGGAGAAAAAGACCGACCGGGAAAAGTAA